Genomic segment of Pochonia chlamydosporia 170 chromosome 1, whole genome shotgun sequence:
GAGCTTGGCTGCCTTCTTGGTTGAAATAAACGTTACGACTGGGGAACATACGGTCAATTGGACATTGGACAAGATTGCTCTTGGGACCCTGAACGGCAAATTCGAACCATCGATAGCTCCAAAAGCATCACTTACACTCTGGCACCTCGTTAACGGTCTTTTGTGACCCCAGGAGTGTGCCTTCTTCCATTGTCGTGCTACAGCATTCGCTTGTTGTGGTATATATATACTGTACCCTCTCTCCTTTCACTGTCAATGCAACCTGAGCTCGACGACTTGACCCTGCCGTCCATAGACTCGTTCTGACGAGTCTTTGGTCAGCCCTCTGCCCTTTGCTTCAAAATGGAAGCATCCTCTCCCTTGGCGGCAATGCACCGCCCAATGCCTGCTCCGGCTTGGGGTAACCGAGATCTTTTCCGTCCTCGGCCACATTCGCATTATTCGAGCTCGTCAAACAGCCTCGCCTCGGTGAGCTTGCGGGAGAAATTGCACAAGAATACTGCAGATTACTTTTCTGTCAAAGAAGTCCGTGGATCATCTCCTGCTGCTAGCCTTGCGGCCGACCTGTCACAAAACTTCCGGCTTGACAATGATGCTAGGTGAGTTGACGGTTGCCTTCAGTTACAAATAGTCATGGTGTGTGAATAGGTGCTGACCAAATGTCGTCTTAGTCCACAATTCCCTACCCCTCGACGAGCATTGTTCACTGCCAACATGATGGGCGGTATGGAGAGTCGTCGTAAGTTTTCATACCTTGACTTGTATATCAGGCGTGCAGCTCTGACAGTCTCACCAGACTATGTGACTACACCTCCTCTgccttcgtcgtcgcctgCGCCGGTTGTCGAACACATGGAACTGTCTCCTCTCCCACACAAGACACCATTCTGTGCACATATTGAGATAGGGTCTCCAACGCCTGGGTCGACACCGTCAGATGACCAAGACATGGTCCTCGACTCACCAGCTCCGATTTCCCGTCAGGTGTCGTCGGAGTCGACCAAGTCCTTTTTGGCTGAGTGAGTCCAAATTCCTACCCTTGTTCTACGTATGTTCTGAGAGCTTGTACTCATTATTTGCCATAGTCGTAGGATAGCAGCCCCGCGTAGACCGTCATTGAGCCGTATGAAAGGACTCAGTTCCAGCTCCTTGCCCCCGAGAGCGCAAAGCGACACCCACAACCCTCTACCTCCCTTTCGCTTTGGCGCTGACTCTGCCATGAGCTCAAATCTCTCCCTAGGGGAATGCTTTGAATCCGCCTCCCCACCTCAGGAACGGAAGGCAATGCCGGAAAACAGCCCCTGTGGACCAGCTCTGTTTCCTCGCCCTCGACCATTGTTTGCCGGTCTTGGTGGTGCCGGCGGCGCTCGCTTTGGATCACCGATTAATGGTCACGCCAGACGGCAGTCGAATCCATTCCTGAGAAATCGCAAGCAATTTCGTCGATCCTTGAGCATGTTTGAGCACCCTGCAGACATCATGAAGCCCAAGTCTGACACTGAGGATGGCCCTACTTCCTCGTTGAAATCTGTAATGGATATTGAAGAAGTTCATGAACCTGTGCTTCCTCATTTCTTGCCTGATGATCCCACTGACTGCATTCCTCGAATTGCCAGGGAGACCTTACTCGAGGTTTTGGATGGCAAATACGCTGACAATTTTGACCAAAAGATGGTCATTGACTGTCGCTTTGAGTACGAGTACGATGGTGGACATATTGAAGGTGCCGTCAACCACAATGACAAGGAGCTTCTAGCTACCCAATTGTTCCAAACGCCAATCGACGGCCGCACTCTACTCATATTCCACTGCGAGTATTCAGCACATCGTGCACCATTGATGGCTCGCCACGTTCGATCTCATGATCGAACCGTCAATGCAGAGCATTACCCCAAGCTGACGTACCCCGAGGTATACATTCTCGATGGTGGATACAGCGGATTCTTCGCCGAGCACCGTGGTAGATGCTACCCTCCCGAATACGTCGAGATGTCTGATGAGAAGCATCAGCGCACATGCGAAAGAGAGATGGGCCGCTTGAAGGCGAGAAAGGGACTAGGACGCTCTCAAACGTTCGCTTTCGGGCAGCGAGAGCCATGTATCAACGACTCACCCACGGCACAAAGCCGACCAAGCTCCCG
This window contains:
- a CDS encoding M-phase inducer phosphatase (similar to Verticillium alfalfae VaMs.102 XP_003005425.1); the encoded protein is MEASSPLAAMHRPMPAPAWGNRDLFRPRPHSHYSSSSNSLASVSLREKLHKNTADYFSVKEVRGSSPAASLAADLSQNFRLDNDASPQFPTPRRALFTANMMGGMESRHYVTTPPLPSSSPAPVVEHMELSPLPHKTPFCAHIEIGSPTPGSTPSDDQDMVLDSPAPISRQVSSESTKSFLADRRIAAPRRPSLSRMKGLSSSSLPPRAQSDTHNPLPPFRFGADSAMSSNLSLGECFESASPPQERKAMPENSPCGPALFPRPRPLFAGLGGAGGARFGSPINGHARRQSNPFLRNRKQFRRSLSMFEHPADIMKPKSDTEDGPTSSLKSVMDIEEVHEPVLPHFLPDDPTDCIPRIARETLLEVLDGKYADNFDQKMVIDCRFEYEYDGGHIEGAVNHNDKELLATQLFQTPIDGRTLLIFHCEYSAHRAPLMARHVRSHDRTVNAEHYPKLTYPEVYILDGGYSGFFAEHRGRCYPPEYVEMSDEKHQRTCEREMGRLKARKGLGRSQTFAFGQREPCINDSPTAQSRPSSRNTTLAMLAPSPILGDRSHTRRMASY